The DNA segment TCAATAGTTGGGAAATTGTTATCTAACATTTTATACTCTTTTCCATCTATTTTAATAGTTCCATTGTCATAGTTGATTTTATCTAGTAATAATCTATCTTCCATCTTAAATTTTGGATTTCTTTTTATCAAATTATATTCTAACTTAAATTGAATTATTGATATTGCCTTGTGCATTCTTGCCATCATAACTATATCTTCATCGCTAGTTTCCTTTGGAATAAACAATAAACATTCATCATTATAATATTTTTTCATAGCAAATTTAGCTAGTGGTAATAAATTTATCCCGTAAATATCCTCTAATATATCTGTATTAGAATACCTACTACAAATTCTAATAACATTTGCTATTGAGCATTCTTGACCTGCTGCTGCTGTCATCCAAAGCATATCATGGTTTCCCCATTGGATATCAACATTATGATGTTTCATTAATTTATCCATAATTAAATGTGGATGAGGACCTCTATCATAAATATCCCCCACAATATGTAAAACATCTATTGTTAATCTTTGAATAAGTTCAGATATTGCTACTATAAATTCCTTTGCTCTATCAAGTTCTATTATTGTTTCTATAATTTTTCTTACATAGTCTTTCTTATCTTCTGAATAATATTTTTCATGTAAAAGTTCTTGAATAATATATTCAAATTCAGGTGGCAGAGCCTTTCTAACTTTAGAATCAGTATATTTTGAACTTACTACTCTACATACCTCAATAAGTCTAATAATAGTAACTCTATACCAACTTGACATATCAGTTTCTTGCTCTTGAACAAAGGTTATTTTTTCTTCTGGATAATATATTACTGTTGCAAGTTGTCTTTTAAATCCTTCTTCCAATGTATCTCCATAAATCTCTTGAATTTTATCCTTTATTACTCCTGAACCATTTCTTAAAACATGATTAAAAGCTTTATACTCACCGTGAATATCTGTTAAAAAATGCTCTGTACCCTTTGGTAAATTCATTATTGCTTTCAAGTTTATTATTTCACTTGTTGTACTTGCTATTGTAGGAAAAGAATTAGATAGCAATCGCAAAAATTTCAATTTATTTTCTTCCATAAAATCCTCCAAAATAATTACTTATTTCATAACAATTTGATATTTTTTTATTTGTTCTTCTACTTGGTTATTGTTAATTTCCATAACTTTCATTGGTTTCTCGTTAAAAAATATCTCTACTTCTTTTTCCCCTTTGAATTTACAATATTTAGAAAATAAATCTTTAGCAAATTCTGTTTCTGCTTCTGACAAACCTCCATAACCTATTATGTAAGGGCCTCCAACAGACTTACCTCTTATGAAAAAATCTCCAAATGTTTTATATTTTAAAATTTCTTCATTTTCTTCCTTAGTTCTTCCAACAAAAAGATACTTTCTTTTTTCAAATCTATAAAATCTACCTTTTTTTAAAAGATGAAATATATTGGAATTTTCATCCTCTAGTAACCCATCTTCTTCTATTATTTTCAATCTTTTAGAATAAGCTGGATCTGTTAAAAGACATCCCCCTGCTGGTGTTGGATAATCTACTAATCCCATTTCCTCTGCTAAGGCAATCTGTCTTGTTCTTGATCTTCCACTAATATCCATAAGCTTTTCTCTATCAACTAACCCATCTATTTCAGGCTGACTTAAAGGTAAATTTTTAGCAGAAAGAGGTCTTAAGATTATATCTCCCTTTTTAGATAATTTTTTTACTTTCTCTAAAGAACTTGAATTTTGAGACATTGGTCTTTGACCTAAAACTTCTCCTGAAATTAAAAAATCAGCATCATATTCTTTTAATAATTCCCCTGCAAATTTAAACATAAGAGCATGACAATCAATACATGGATTCATATTTTTCCCTCTTCCATATACTGGATTTTTCATTATATCCATATGATGTTTACTAAAGTCAACATACTCTAATTTAACTCCTAATTGCTTGGCCATTTTTTCTGCTTTTTCATTTTTCCCACCGAAAAAATGAGATACAAAATTTAAAGCGATAACTTCTATACCTTGGTCTTTAATTAGTTTTATAGCTAAAGAACTATCTAATCCTCCTGAAAATAATGCTAAAGCTTTTACTTTTCTTTTTTCCACTCTTTAAAACTCCTTTTATTTTAAATTAAACAAATTGTTTTTATTTTGTTTTTTTCCCCTGTCAAAGAATACATTCATATCCTTTGGAACAGATACATATACATTAGCACTAATATCTATTAATCTAGCTTCTTTAATAGACATAGCTCCACTTAAAAAGTCAATTATCCTTTGGGCTGTTTCTTTATCTAAATATTCTAAATTTAATGTAACCACTTTATCATTTTTTATATATTTAGCTATTTTTTTACAATCTTCATATTTCTTTAAGTCAACTATAACACTTTGATAATCTGAAATATCTTCTTCCATCACAATAGACTCTTTTTTTTCAATATCTTTTTTCCCAAAAAATTTTCCTTTGTTAATTTTCATTTCTTCTGATTGAATTTTTTCGCTTTGAAAATCAACTATCCCACTATCTTCATTTTCAACATCAGAGCCACCCATGCCAAATATTTCTTTAAAACTTTCTAACTTGTTTCTCTTCTTATTCATTATGTCCACCTCCATCATTAGCTATAAAGTTTGCTTCCAACTCTTATTATTGTTGCCCCTTCTTCAAGAGCTATTTTATAATCATGACTCATGCCCATTGAAAGTTCACTAAGAGTTCCATTGAAATATTTTTCATTTAAATCCTCTTTTATTTCTCTTAATTTTCTAAAACTAGCTCTCACTTTTTCTTCATCATCTGTATTTGGAGCTATTGTCATTAACCCTTTAATTTTTATATTTTCTAGTTTCATTAATTCTGGCAAATCTTTATAAAAATCACTTTCTTCGTATCCTTCCTTTGAATCCTCTCCACTTAAATTTATTTCTATTAATACATCTATAACTCTTTTTACATTTTTTGCCCTTTTATTAATTTCCTCAGCAATTGACATTCTATTTACAGAATGTATCATATGAATATACCCTATAATATATTTTACTTTATTTTTTTGTAAATTTCCTATGAAATTCCAATTAATATTATTTTTTTCTTCCCCTAGTAGTTCTCTTTTATCCTCTAAAACTTGAACCCTATTCTCTCCAAAGTCTAATATTTCATTTTCAATTAATTCTTCTAATTTAGGTTTATCCACTATTGGATATTTAGTTACTGCAACTAACTTAACTTTTTGTGGATACGAAGAATGTTTTTTTATATCATTTTGTATTTCTTTGACTCTTTCAGTTACTATTGACAAAAAATCACCCTCTCTCATATAAATTTTTCAAATACATCGTTTGCTAAAAACAATCCTTTTTTAGTTAATATATATCTTCCATCTTTTTTAATTAAAAAATTTTTATTTTCAAGCTCTTTATAAATTTTCACATAATTTTCCTCTGTATTTGGAACTATTCCCTCTTCTAAAAGTCTAAGACCTAATATATGTCTGTATTCTTCTAGAGACACTTCATCTACTATTTCATTTTCTAATATTGGTTTTTTACCTATTAATATACTATCACAATAAGAACTAAATTTCATCTGATTTTTATACCTAATATTATCTAAATAACCTGAAGCACCTAATCCAACTCCTAAATATTCTTTATTTCTCCAATATTTAGTATTATGTCTAGCTTCATAGCCCTTTTTACAAAAATTTGAGATTTCATAATGAGTATATGAATTTTTTTTAGCATAGTCAATTATATATTCATACATATCTGCTTCTAAATCATTTTCTGTCTCTTTATATTCACCTTTTTTTAATTTTTCGTAAAAATTAGTTCCAGGTTCCCAAATTAAAGAATATATTGAAAAATGTTCTGGATTTAATTCTATTAACTTTTTCATATCCATTTTCACATCTTCAATACTTTCTTCTGGTAAGGAAAACATTAAATCTAGGCTAATACTATTAAAACCTATTTTTCTAGTTTCCTTATATACACTTATTCCCTCTTGAATATTGTGTATCCTTCCTAATTTTTTTAAAAATTTATCATTGAAACTTTGAATTCCTATACTTAGCCTATTTATTCCTGCATTTTTAAATTCTCTTATTTCTTCGCCACTAGCTGTTTTAGGATTCAATTCCAGTGTTACTTCTGCATTAGCATTTATACTCAATGTATTTAATATTCTTTTTATTTGTTCCCCTTTTAAAAGAGAGGGGGTTCCTCCACCAAAATAAACTGTATCGTAATTATATTTAGGGTAGAGCTCTATTTCTTTAATTAAATTTACAACATATTTCTCTATTGTTTCTTCATCACTTTTAAAGGATAAAAAATCACAGTAATTACATTTTTTCACGCAAAAAGGAATATGAATATATATTGCATCTACCATTTTTCCTCCCATGTTTTAAAAAAGAGGGGAACTATCCCCTCTAAATATTAATTATAATGAATCTACAAACTCAATAAATTGTTCACTTACTTCTTTTATACGAAGATCAGCTTCTTCTTTAGTTTTACCTTTTACATAAATATAGTATTTAATTTTAGGCTCTGTACCTGAAGGTCTAACTGTTATTAGAATATCATCTTCCAATGTGAACTGTAAAACATTTGATTTTGGAAGTTCTATTGTTTTTCTATGACAATGTTCAAAATCTATTTCAATACTTTTTTTGAAATCTTTCAATGAAATAACTTTTTTCCCAATCATGTTTTTAATTTCTTTTTCTCTTAGGGTTTTCATAATTTTTTTAATTGCCTTTGCTCCATCCATCCCTTTTTTCACAATAGATACTACATCTTCTCCAAACCAACCATATTTTTTATAAATTCTATCTAATTCTTCTGCTATTGAACTTCCTATACTTTCATAATAAGCTCCTATTTCTGAAATTAATAGGGATGCAACAACAGCATCTTTATCCCTTACATGGGTTCCTTTTAAATATCCTATTGATTCTTCAAATCCAAATAAATAAGTTCCATCTAATTTTCCTGTTTTAAATTCCTCTATTTTTTCTCCAATATATTTAAATCCAGTTAAAGTTCTATACATTTTAACTTTATATTTTTTTGCTATTTCATCTAACATAGGTGTTGAAACTATTGTAGAAACAACTGCTCCATTTTTAGGAATATTTTCTGTATTTTTTAAAATATAATCCATTAAAATCATTCCTATTTGATTTCCATTTGGATATATCCATTCACCAGCTTTTGTTTTTACTGCTATTCCTGTTCTATCACCATCTGGATCATTTCCTATACAAAGGTTAGCTCCTATTTCATCTGCAAGTTTTGTTGATAATTTAAAAACTGTTTTATCTTCAGGATTTGGATAAGAACAAGTTGGGAACATACCATCTGGAACCTCTTGTTCCTTTACAACATGAACACCATCAAAGCCCATTTCAGAAAGAATTCTCTTCACTGGTCTTCCTGCAGTTCCATGAAGAGGAGAATAAACTATTTTATAATCTTTTTTACCAGGTATATCAACATTTATAGCTTCTTTTTTCACTGCCTCTATAAATTTATCATCTATTTCTTTTCCTATAATTTCTAGAAGTCCTTTTTCTTTAGCTTCTTCCATTGTTGTCATTTTTATACTTTTAAAATCTTTAACATTATTTACTTCTGAAATTATTCCACTAGCTTCTGGCTCTACAATTTGACAGCCAATATCCCAGTAAACTTTATATCCATTATATTCTTGAGGATTGTGTGAAGCTGTTACAACTATACCTGATTGAGCTCCAAGTTCTCTAATTGTAAATGAAAGTTCTGGTGTTGTTCTCAAAGATTCATATAAATAAGATTTTATACCATTTCCTGCAAGTACCAAAGCAGCATTCATAGCATATTCAGAAGATCCTATTCTACAGTCATAGGCAATGGCCACCCCTTTTTTCATTCCTTCTTGACCAGTTGTCTTTATTATATAGTTAGCAAGTCCTTGAGTGGCTTTTCTTACAATATATTTATTTATACGATTAGTCCCAATTCCTCTTATACCTCTCATTCCAGCAGTTCCAAAACTCAAATTGGTATAAAATCTTTCCTCTATTTCCTTATAATTTAAATCTTTTAACTCTTCTTTATCATTAGGATCTATATAGTCTGACTCTAGCCATAATTTATATGTTTCCATTACCTTTTCTTTCATACGGCATCTCCTTTCTTTCTATTTTTATATTTAATTTTATAACTTTACTTCTTCTTTTAAGTATTTAATTAAATCTTCCCTTGTTTCTTTATTTCTTAGACCAAAATCAATATTTGCCTTTAGCAGGCCTATTTTATTTCCAATATCATATCTCTTCCCATGAAAATTATGAGCTACTACTTTTTTCCCATTTTTTAACATTTTTAGTATACCATCTGTTAATTGAATTTCTCCACCTTTTCCTGGCTCTGTTTCTTCTAGAGATTTAAATATTTCTGAACTTAGAAGATATCTTCCTAGGCACGCTAGTGTTGATGGAGCTTCTTTTATACTTGGTTTCTCTATGAAATTTTCCACTGCAACTGTTTTTTCATCTAAGGTTACACCTGGTTTTACTATTCCATATTTACACACATCTTTCTCATTAACATTTTGTACTCCAAGTACACTTGCTCCATATTTTTCATATGTTTCTATTAACTGAGAAGTTGCTGTTTTACCTTCTGTATAAACTATATCATCACCTAGAGCTATTACAAATGGTTCATTTCCTATAAATGGTTTTGCCTTTAATATTGCGTGACCTAACTCCATTGGATGAGTTTGTCTAACATAAAATATATTAGCTAAATTTGATAAGTATTGAACTTTTTCAAGTAATTTATACTTTCCTTGTTCCTTTAGAGTTTCTTCTAATTCAAAGGAATAATCAAAATGATCTTCTATTGAATTCTTATTTCTTCCTGTTATTATTACTATGTCTGTTATTCCTGATTTCACTAACTCTTCAACTATATATTGAAGGGATGGCTTATCAACTATTACAAGCATCTCTTTAGGTTGAGCTTTTGTTGCTGGTAGTACTCTTGTCCCTAGCCCTGCTGCAGGTATAACTGCTTTAGTTACCTTTCTCATTTTCCCCTCCTAAATCATTATCTCTATACTTATTTTACCTTGGACCCAACTTTTACAGAAGCATCAATTTCAACTAGTTTAATTCTTTTCTTTTCCTCTGTACTAAGAAGCATACCTTGAGATATTTCTCCCTTTAATTCAACTGGTTCTAAGTTTAATACTGCCATTACTTTTTTTCCTACTAATTCTTTATAGTCTGGATAATATTTAGCAACTCCTGAAACTATCTGTCTTATATTTTTTTTATCTTTTACTTTAAATTTTAAAAGTCTGTCTGAATCTTTCACTTTATCAACTTCTAATATTTCAACAACTTTTAATTCAACTTTTGAAAATTCATCAATATTTATTGGATTTTCTATTTTTAAATTTTTATTTATTGGATTTTTTTCTTTATCTTCTTTTTTTATTTCTAATCTTGGGAAAATAGGTGTTGCTTCTCCTAATTTATGTCCCTCTTTTAATAATCCCCATTCTTTTATATTTTCCAAAAGAGCTTCTTCTATATTTTCTTCAAATCCCAATTGAGTCCATATTTTTTGAGCTGCTTCTGGCATATATGGAGAAATTAAAACTGCTATTTTATACAAAGATTCAACTAAAATATTCATTACTCCTGCTAATCTTTGTTGTTTTTCTTTATCTTTCACAAGTAACCAAGGTGAAGTTTCATCCACATATTTATTCATTCTAGAAATAAATTTCCAAATTAATTCTAAAGCTCTTGAAAATTCCAATCTTGACATGTGATCATCTATCTTCACTAAAATATCAGCAAACAATTCTTTTACACTATTATCTATTTCATCATATTCAGCATTTCCTACTATATTTTCTCCAAAATATTTTTTGTACATTCCTAGGGTTCTATTTAATAGATTCCCTAAATCATTTGCTAAATCTGCATTTATCTTAGTCATAATTGCTTTTTCAGAATAATCTCCATCATTTCCAAATGAAACTTCCTTTAATAGGTAGTATCTAAATGCATCTACACCATATTTTTTTATTTCATCTAAAGGGGAAACAACATTTCCTTTAGATTTTGACATTTTTTCTCCTTCAGATGTCCACCAACCATGGGCAACTATTTTATCAGGTAATTTAATTCCTGCTGAAAGTAGCATACAAGGCCAAATAATAGCATGGAATCTAACTATATCTTTTCCTAAAAGATGAACTACTTCTCCATTTGTCCATCTTTCTTCAAAATTCTCAACATTATTTTCATATCCAACTGCTGTTAAATAGTTTGTTAAAGCATCAAACCAAACATAAGTTATGTGCCCAGGTGCAAATTCTATAGGAATTCCCCATTCGAAAGTATTTCTAGATATTGATAAATCCTGTAATCCTTGTTTAATAAAAGATGTCACTTCGTTTCTTCTTGAATGAGGTAGTATGAAATCAGGATTTTCATCTATATGTTTTAATAGAGCATCTTGATATTTTGACATTTTAAAGAAATATGATTCCTCTTTTACTATTCTTAAAGGTTTCCCACAATCTGGACAAGTATCCCCTTCTCCAACTTGATTTTCAGGAACAAATGTTTCACAAGAAACACAATATTTTCCTTCATAATCTCCTTTATAAATATCTCCCTTTTCATATACAGTCTTTAGAATTTTTGTAACTGCTTTTTTATGTCTTTCTTCTGTTGTTCTTATGAAATCATCATTTTTAACATTTAAAGCTGTCCACATTTCTTTAAATCTTGGAGCCATTTTATCTGTCCAAGCTTGAGGTGATAGACCTTTAGCCTTTGCTGTTTCTTCAACTTTTTGACCATGTTCATCAGTACCTGTTAAAAAAAATACGTCATATCCTGCTGTTTTTTTATATCTTGCCATTGTGTCTGCAGCTATTGTAGTATAAGCACTACCAACGTGAGGATCACCATTTACATAGTATATTGGTGTTGTTATATAAAATTTATTATTCATTATTTCCTCCTAATTTTTTGTGAATATATTCTTATTTATTTTCTTAATGCTTTTTCTGCTTTTAAATTAAGTCTTTTTAATTCTTCTTCTGCTATTTGTTGATATTTTTTTATGTTTTCTCCCTCAGGAATATACATTCTTTCTCCAATAACGCAAACTACCTCTGAAAATGGTTTTGGTAATTGAAATTTATCCCAAGCTTTTGAAAAAACCCATTTTTTACTATAGGCTCCACCTAGACATATGAAAGGCTTTCCTGTTTTTTGAGCAATATATATCATTCCTTTTTTTGCCCTAAATACTGGACCCTTTGGTCCGTCTAAAGGAGTACCTAAGGTATATCCTTCTTTAACTAGTTTAACCATTTTAACAACACTTTTAATAGAGTCTCTACCTGAAGAT comes from the Fusobacterium sp. IOR10 genome and includes:
- a CDS encoding fructose-1,6-bisphosphatase; the encoded protein is MEENKLKFLRLLSNSFPTIASTTSEIINLKAIMNLPKGTEHFLTDIHGEYKAFNHVLRNGSGVIKDKIQEIYGDTLEEGFKRQLATVIYYPEEKITFVQEQETDMSSWYRVTIIRLIEVCRVVSSKYTDSKVRKALPPEFEYIIQELLHEKYYSEDKKDYVRKIIETIIELDRAKEFIVAISELIQRLTIDVLHIVGDIYDRGPHPHLIMDKLMKHHNVDIQWGNHDMLWMTAAAGQECSIANVIRICSRYSNTDILEDIYGINLLPLAKFAMKKYYNDECLLFIPKETSDEDIVMMARMHKAISIIQFKLEYNLIKRNPKFKMEDRLLLDKINYDNGTIKIDGKEYKMLDNNFPTIDPNDPYKLTDEERDIVKKLKHSFTHSEKLQKHIKFLFAKGSMFLKYNSNLLYHGCIPVDEKGEFIKVDLFGKELSGKAYLEELDRICREGYFNKTDKEMKQQCTDIMFYLWLGKDSPLFGKSAMKTFERYFIAEEETHKEIKNPYYSLYENKHFIEKIFNEFDIDVNISHIINGHVPVKERRGESPIKAEGRLIVIDGGFSKPYQRETGLAGYTLIYNSYGLKIVSHQPFKDVSRAIAECLDIHSSTRIVKRVLERKKVKDTDIGEKIQVQINDLYELLRAYRKGMIKEKHS
- the galU gene encoding UTP--glucose-1-phosphate uridylyltransferase GalU is translated as MRKVTKAVIPAAGLGTRVLPATKAQPKEMLVIVDKPSLQYIVEELVKSGITDIVIITGRNKNSIEDHFDYSFELEETLKEQGKYKLLEKVQYLSNLANIFYVRQTHPMELGHAILKAKPFIGNEPFVIALGDDIVYTEGKTATSQLIETYEKYGASVLGVQNVNEKDVCKYGIVKPGVTLDEKTVAVENFIEKPSIKEAPSTLACLGRYLLSSEIFKSLEETEPGKGGEIQLTDGILKMLKNGKKVVAHNFHGKRYDIGNKIGLLKANIDFGLRNKETREDLIKYLKEEVKL
- a CDS encoding YggS family pyridoxal phosphate-dependent enzyme produces the protein MSIVTERVKEIQNDIKKHSSYPQKVKLVAVTKYPIVDKPKLEELIENEILDFGENRVQVLEDKRELLGEEKNNINWNFIGNLQKNKVKYIIGYIHMIHSVNRMSIAEEINKRAKNVKRVIDVLIEINLSGEDSKEGYEESDFYKDLPELMKLENIKIKGLMTIAPNTDDEEKVRASFRKLREIKEDLNEKYFNGTLSELSMGMSHDYKIALEEGATIIRVGSKLYS
- a CDS encoding lysophospholipid acyltransferase family protein, coding for MYKFYGILLYFILRIIKMTLKIRIIEEEKIDSKETYVCGFWHNKLAISLFCLGELDKKVGLASPSKDGELIATPLEMMGYKIVRGSSGRDSIKSVVKMVKLVKEGYTLGTPLDGPKGPVFRAKKGMIYIAQKTGKPFICLGGAYSKKWVFSKAWDKFQLPKPFSEVVCVIGERMYIPEGENIKKYQQIAEEELKRLNLKAEKALRK
- a CDS encoding phospho-sugar mutase, with the translated sequence MKEKVMETYKLWLESDYIDPNDKEELKDLNYKEIEERFYTNLSFGTAGMRGIRGIGTNRINKYIVRKATQGLANYIIKTTGQEGMKKGVAIAYDCRIGSSEYAMNAALVLAGNGIKSYLYESLRTTPELSFTIRELGAQSGIVVTASHNPQEYNGYKVYWDIGCQIVEPEASGIISEVNNVKDFKSIKMTTMEEAKEKGLLEIIGKEIDDKFIEAVKKEAINVDIPGKKDYKIVYSPLHGTAGRPVKRILSEMGFDGVHVVKEQEVPDGMFPTCSYPNPEDKTVFKLSTKLADEIGANLCIGNDPDGDRTGIAVKTKAGEWIYPNGNQIGMILMDYILKNTENIPKNGAVVSTIVSTPMLDEIAKKYKVKMYRTLTGFKYIGEKIEEFKTGKLDGTYLFGFEESIGYLKGTHVRDKDAVVASLLISEIGAYYESIGSSIAEELDRIYKKYGWFGEDVVSIVKKGMDGAKAIKKIMKTLREKEIKNMIGKKVISLKDFKKSIEIDFEHCHRKTIELPKSNVLQFTLEDDILITVRPSGTEPKIKYYIYVKGKTKEEADLRIKEVSEQFIEFVDSL
- the sepF gene encoding cell division protein SepF, which codes for MNKKRNKLESFKEIFGMGGSDVENEDSGIVDFQSEKIQSEEMKINKGKFFGKKDIEKKESIVMEEDISDYQSVIVDLKKYEDCKKIAKYIKNDKVVTLNLEYLDKETAQRIIDFLSGAMSIKEARLIDISANVYVSVPKDMNVFFDRGKKQNKNNLFNLK
- the metG gene encoding methionine--tRNA ligase, coding for MNNKFYITTPIYYVNGDPHVGSAYTTIAADTMARYKKTAGYDVFFLTGTDEHGQKVEETAKAKGLSPQAWTDKMAPRFKEMWTALNVKNDDFIRTTEERHKKAVTKILKTVYEKGDIYKGDYEGKYCVSCETFVPENQVGEGDTCPDCGKPLRIVKEESYFFKMSKYQDALLKHIDENPDFILPHSRRNEVTSFIKQGLQDLSISRNTFEWGIPIEFAPGHITYVWFDALTNYLTAVGYENNVENFEERWTNGEVVHLLGKDIVRFHAIIWPCMLLSAGIKLPDKIVAHGWWTSEGEKMSKSKGNVVSPLDEIKKYGVDAFRYYLLKEVSFGNDGDYSEKAIMTKINADLANDLGNLLNRTLGMYKKYFGENIVGNAEYDEIDNSVKELFADILVKIDDHMSRLEFSRALELIWKFISRMNKYVDETSPWLLVKDKEKQQRLAGVMNILVESLYKIAVLISPYMPEAAQKIWTQLGFEENIEEALLENIKEWGLLKEGHKLGEATPIFPRLEIKKEDKEKNPINKNLKIENPINIDEFSKVELKVVEILEVDKVKDSDRLLKFKVKDKKNIRQIVSGVAKYYPDYKELVGKKVMAVLNLEPVELKGEISQGMLLSTEEKKRIKLVEIDASVKVGSKVK
- a CDS encoding 7-cyano-7-deazaguanine synthase, which gives rise to MEKRKVKALALFSGGLDSSLAIKLIKDQGIEVIALNFVSHFFGGKNEKAEKMAKQLGVKLEYVDFSKHHMDIMKNPVYGRGKNMNPCIDCHALMFKFAGELLKEYDADFLISGEVLGQRPMSQNSSSLEKVKKLSKKGDIILRPLSAKNLPLSQPEIDGLVDREKLMDISGRSRTRQIALAEEMGLVDYPTPAGGCLLTDPAYSKRLKIIEEDGLLEDENSNIFHLLKKGRFYRFEKRKYLFVGRTKEENEEILKYKTFGDFFIRGKSVGGPYIIGYGGLSEAETEFAKDLFSKYCKFKGEKEVEIFFNEKPMKVMEINNNQVEEQIKKYQIVMK
- the hemW gene encoding radical SAM family heme chaperone HemW, with product MVDAIYIHIPFCVKKCNYCDFLSFKSDEETIEKYVVNLIKEIELYPKYNYDTVYFGGGTPSLLKGEQIKRILNTLSINANAEVTLELNPKTASGEEIREFKNAGINRLSIGIQSFNDKFLKKLGRIHNIQEGISVYKETRKIGFNSISLDLMFSLPEESIEDVKMDMKKLIELNPEHFSIYSLIWEPGTNFYEKLKKGEYKETENDLEADMYEYIIDYAKKNSYTHYEISNFCKKGYEARHNTKYWRNKEYLGVGLGASGYLDNIRYKNQMKFSSYCDSILIGKKPILENEIVDEVSLEEYRHILGLRLLEEGIVPNTEENYVKIYKELENKNFLIKKDGRYILTKKGLFLANDVFEKFI